Proteins co-encoded in one Malus domestica chromosome 09, GDT2T_hap1 genomic window:
- the LOC103411234 gene encoding protein GLUTAMINE DUMPER 1-like gives MRPSAANSTTAATGHDAIFRNWNSPMPYLFGGLALMLGLVAAALLILACSLHKSSSSSSSDQDQKPTRPVDIEAGDSESKILVIMAGEKTPTYLANPITCSTTLSHAPI, from the coding sequence ATGAGGCCTTCAGCTGCAAACTCCACCACCGCGGCTACTGGTCACGACGCCATATTCAGAAACTGGAATTCTCCGATGCCATACCTATTTGGAGGCCTAGCACTCATGTTGGGGCTCGTTGCGGCAGCGTTGCTGATTCTTGCTTGCTCCCTTCACAAGAGCTCAAGCAGCAGCAGTAGTGATCAAGATCAGAAACCAACTAGACCAGTGGACATAGAGGCTGGAGATTCTGAATCCAAAATTCTTGTCATAATGGCTGGAGAGAAAACACCAACATACTTGGCAAACCCCATCACATGTTCTACTACTCTCTCTCATGCACCAATCTGA
- the LOC103442472 gene encoding F-box/FBD/LRR-repeat protein At1g13570-like, which produces MPASNCSYGLRELLGKVLKRNTKRIDQSSGNEITEMESVTKKDRISNLPWDVLDGILVRLPLKEVVRTSILSSRWRHKWTGISQFVIDDKCIPRRISDKVARWESIMEILHQVQLHHTGPIEKFKLAAYCRPDHSDLDQWIHYLTDKGLKEFILQEFDTIKRFNLPFCLFSCPLLNRLELFGCRIKPSSEAIGFKSLANLHLNEVCVTGGMLECLVLNSPVLERLTLLNIDHQIVLRIGNANLKYLKVDSNFGDIYLENSPSLASVDIGLRVRVIPLYFGSEEGNLNRVIGCLHAIKKMTLSSAMLAFLGNNDIPDKLPTLLRHLSVLELKDVRLDSLIEVLVCVCIFRSAPNLEELHLSVADTTEYSRPAADFLITKLSNHYFEKLKVAKIRAVQNVQNETIFIQLLLAHSPLLKRMTIVHYGSRFLPTEALEQSVPASKDVEIFNLCV; this is translated from the exons ATGCCAGCTTCCAACTGCAGTTATGGTCTGAGAGAGCTGCTTGGGAAAGTATTGAAGAGGAATACAAAAAGAATTGATCAGTCTTCTGGTAATGAGATTACTGAGATGGAAAGCGTTACAAAAAAAGATAGAATTAGCAATCTGCCTTGGGATGTATTGGACGGGATCCTCGTTCGCTTGCCTTTGAAAGAAGTTGTGAGGACTAGCATCTTATCTAGCAGGTGGAGACATAAATGGACTGGCATTTCACAGTTTGTTATTGATGACAAATGCATACCACGCCGGATATCAGACAAAGTCGCAAGATGGGAATCGATCATGGAAATTCTTCATCAAGTTCAATTGCATCACACCGGTCCTATAGAAAAGTTTAAGCTCGCTGCTTATTGCCGGCCAGACCATTCTGATTTAGACCAGTGGATTCATTATTTAACTGACAAAGGTCTCAAGGAGTTCATCCTGCAGGAGTTTGATACTATAAAACGTTTTAACTTGCCTTTTTGTCTATTCTCATGTCCACTTTTGAATCGCTTGGAGCTTTTCGGTTGTAGAATCAAGCCATCTTCTGAAGCTATCGGATTCAAGAGCCTTGCGAACCTCCATCTTAATGAAGTTTGTGTAACTGGTGGCATGCTAGAATGTTTGGTTCTAAACTCCCCGGTTCTTGAAAGATTGACACTGTTAAACATTGATCATCAAATTGTTCTTAGAATTGGCAACGCGAATCTCAAGTATCTGAAAGTAGATTCCAACTTTGGCGACATATATCTTGAAAATAGTCCATCTCTGGCTAGCGTTGACATTGGCTTGAGGGTGAGGGTCATACCGCTATATTTTGGGTCCGAAGAAGGGAATCTAAACAGGGTTATAGGCTGTCTACATGCTATCAAGAAAATGACCCTATCCAGTGCCATGCTAGCG TTTCTGGGCAATAATGACATACCAGACAAACTTCCTACTCTGCTTCGGCATCTGTCAGTTCTCGAACTCAAGGACGTACGGTTGGATTCTTTGATAGAAGTGTTGGTTTGTGTCTGCATTTTTCGAAGTGCTCCAAATTTAGAGGAACTACACCTTTCA GTTGCTGATACAACTGAGTATTCCAGACCTGCTGCTGACTTCCTCATCACTAAGTTGTCAAACCATTACTTCGAAAAACTTAAAGTAGCGAAGATAAGAGCGGTACAAAATGTTCAAAATGAGACGATATTCATCCAGCTCTTACTCGCTCATTCGCCCCTGCTGAAAAGAATGACCATTGTACATTATGGAAGCAGATTTCTTCCAACAGAAGCGCTGGAGCAATCTGTGCCGGCTTCAAAGGATGTTGAAATCTTCAACTTATGCGTATAA
- the LOC103442473 gene encoding protein NSP-INTERACTING KINASE 1-like produces the protein MLVPFEAMGMGMGMGMGMGGTKAALCFLAFLWSFTCGNGLLSPKGVNFEVQALMGIKGSLVDPHGVLDNWDDDSVDPCSWTMVTCSPESLVIGLGTPSQSLSGTLSPSIGNLTNLQIVLLQNNNITGAIPSEIEKLSKLHTLDISNNMFTGAIPSSLGHLRSLQYLRLNNNSLSGAFPVSLANMSQLAFLDLSYNNLSGPVPRFAAKTFNIIGNPLICATGSEAECNGTTLLPMSMNLNTTQTAFPRGPKSHKIALAFGLSLGCLCLIVLGFGAVIWWRQRRNQQAFFGVKDRHHEEISLGNLKRFHFRELQIATHNFSSKNILGKGGFGHVYKGTLQDGTFVAVKRLKDGSALGGEIQFQTEVEMISLAVHRNLLRLYGFCITPTERLLVYPYMSNGSVASRLKGKPVLDWGTRKRIALGAGRGLLYLHEQCDPKIIHRDVKAANILLDDYCEAVVGDFGLAKLLDHQDSHVTTAVRGTVGHIAPEYLSTGQSSEKTDVFGFGILLLELITGQRALEFGKAANQKGAILDWVKRIHHEKKLEMLVDKDLKTNYDRIELEEMVQVALLCTQYLPSHRPKMSEVVRMLEGDGLVERWEASQKAESAKSKAPEFSSSDRYSDLTDDSSLLVQAMELSGPR, from the exons ATGCTTGTGCCATTTGAAGCAATGGGAATGGGGATGGGAATGGGAATGGGAATGGGAGGAACAAAAGCTGCTCTCTGTTTTCTGGCATTTCTGTGGTCTTTCACATGTGGGAATGGATTGCTTTCTCCCAAAGGTGTAAACTTTGAAG TGCAAGCTTTAATGGGCATCAAGGGCTCTCTGGTGGACCCTCATGGAGTTTTAGATAACTGGGATGATGATTCTGTTGATCCATGTAGCTGGACTATGGTCACTTGCTCCCCTGAAAGCCTAGTTATTGGCCT AGGGACTCCAAGCCAAAGTTTATCAGGCACTCTTTCTCCGAGCATAGGCAACTTAACAAATCTTCAGATTGT GCTATTACAGAACAACAACATAACGGGAGCGATCCCTTCGGAGATTGAGAAGCTCTCAAAGCTTCATACACTTGATATTTCCAATAACATGTTTACTGGGGCAATTCCTTCCTCTTTAGGTCACCTGAGAAGCCTCCAATACTT GAGGCTCAACAATAACAGTCTTAGTGGAGCATTTCCGGTTTCGTTGGCTAACATGAGCCAGCTTGCCTTTCT AGATCTGTCCTACAATAACCTGAGTGGCCCTGTACCTAGATTTGCTGCTAAAACATTCaa CATAATTGGAAATCCTCTGATCTGCGCAACGGGGTCTGAAGCAGAATGCAATGGGACGACACTGTTGCCAATGTCGATGAACTTGAATACTACACAAA ctGCTTTTCCCAGGGGACCTAAAAGTCACAAAATAGCACTTGCATTTGGTTTGAGCCTAGGGTGCCTCTGCCTGATTGTTCTTGGATTTGGAGCAGTTATATGGTGGAGGCAAAGGCGCAACCAGCAGGCATTCTTCGGTGTTAAAG ACCGGCATCACGAGGAAATTTCCCTTGGGAACCTGAAGAGATTCCACTTCAGAGAACTTCAGATTGCAACACACAACTTCAGCAGCAAGAACATACTAGGAAAAGGTGGATTTGGACATGTGTACAAAGGAACTCTCCAAGATGGGACTTTTGTAGCGGTCAAGCGGCTTAAAGATGGCAGTGCACTTGGTGGAGAGATTCAATTCCAGACTGAAGTTGAAATGATCAGCCTAGCAGTTCACCGCAACCTTCTCAGGCTATACGGCTTTTGCATCACACCAACCGAAAGACTTTTAGTTTATCCATACATGTCCAATGGCAGCGTTGCTTCCCGTCTCAAAG GGAAACCGGTCTTGGATTGGGGCACTAGGAAGCGGATTGCCTTGGGAGCTGGAAGAGGATTGTTGTACCTTCATGAGCAGTGTGATCCAAAAATAATCCATAGGGATGTGAAGGCTGCAAATATACTTCTTGATGACTACTGTGAAGCTGTGGTGGGAGATTTCGGGTTGGCAAAGCTTCTGGATCACCAAGACTCACATGTCACCACAGCTGTTAGGGGTACTGTGGGGCATATAGCCCCTGAGTACCTCTCCACCGGCCAGTCCTCTGAGAAAACTGATGTTTTTGGATTTGGTATCCTTCTACTTGAACTAATCACAGGCCAGAGAGCACTGGAATTTGGCAAGGCAGCTAACCAGAAAGGAGCGATACTTGATTGG GTTAAAAGGATTCATCACGAAAAGAAGCTTGAGATGCTTGTGGACAAGGATCTGAAAACCAACTATGACAGGATTGAGCTTGAGGAAATGGTTCAAGTGGCACTCTTGTGCACACAGTACCTTCCCAGCCACAGACCGAAAATGTCTGAAGTGGTAAGGATGCTTGAAGGTGACGGACTTGTGGAAAGATGGGAAGCCTCTCAGAAAGCAGAATCAGCAAAGTCCAAAGCCCCCGAGTTCTCGTCCTCAGACAGATACTCCGATCTCACTGACGACTCTTCGCTACTCGTACAAGCAATGGAACTCTCCGGTCCACGGTGA
- the LOC103442471 gene encoding zinc finger protein CONSTANS-LIKE 2 has translation MLKEDQSNGTAANNNCARVCDTCRAAACTVFCRADSAYLCSGCDATIHAVNCVASHHERVRVCEACERAPAAFLCKADSASLCTACDADIHSANPLARRHQRVPILPISGCLYGPQAIEHGRMKLGRSATAEMEDGFMNQEGDETIDEEDEDEAASWLLLNPVKNNNNNNTKNNGLFFGVDVDEYLDLVEYNSCADQNNQFTDHHQQEQQQEQHYGVAHKNYGGDSVVPVHQYGEVAKAHQMQQLQKQSFHQLGLEYESSKAAYSYNGSLSHSVSVSSMDVGVVPNSTMSDISISHPRTPTGTVDLFSGSSIQMPTQLSPMDREARVLRYREKKKTRKFEKTIRYASRKAYAETRPRIKGRFAKRTEMEVEVDQMFSTTLMAENGYGIVPSF, from the exons ATGTTGAAGGAAGATCAGAGCAATGGGACTGCTGCCAACAACAACTGCGCACGTGTTTGCGACACGTGCCGGGCAGCAGCTTGCACGGTGTTCTGTCGTGCAGACTCGGCGTACCTGTGCTCGGGCTGCGACGCCACCATTCATGCGGTCAATTGTGTGGCGTCGCACCATGAGCGTGTGAGGGTATGCGAGGCGTGCGAGCGTGCCCCAGCCGCTTTTCTGTGCAAAGCGGATTCGGCCTCGCTCTGCACGGCCTGCGACGCGGACATCCACTCTGCCAATCCTCTGGCGAGGCGCCACCAGCGCGTGCCCATCCTGCCTATTTCTGGTTGCCTGTACGGCCCTCAGGCAATTGAACATGGCAGGATGAAGTTGGGGAGGTCCGCCACGGCGGAGATGGAGGATGGGTTTATGAACCAGGAAGGAGATGAAACCATTGATGAGGAAGATGAGGATGAGGCAGCATCATGGTTGTTGCTCAACCCAGTgaaaaacaataacaacaacaacacaaAGAACAATGGGCTTTTCTTTGGAGTGGACGTTGATGAGTATTTGGATCTTGTGGAGTACAACTCATGTGCTGATCAGAATAATCAGTTCACTGATCATCATCAGCAAGAACAGCAGCAGGAACAACATTATGGGGTCGCACACAAGAATTATGGAGGAGATAGTGTTGTGCCAGTTCATCAGTATGGAGAAGTAGCGAAAGCCCACCAGATGCAGCAGCTGCAGAAGCAAAGTTTTCATCAGTTGGGTTTGGAGTATGAGTCCTCAAAAGCTGCATACAGTTACAATGGCTCTCTAAGTCACAGT GTTTCTGTTTCATCCATGGATGTTGGAGTTGTACCGAATTCAACAATGAGCGATATCTCAATTTCACACCCGAGAACTCCCACAGGAACTGTTGACCTTTTCAGTGGATCTTCCATTCAAATGCCAACCCAACTAAGTCCAATGGACAGGGAGGCCAGGGTTCTCAGGtacagagagaagaaaaagacgaggaagtttgagaaaacaatccggtatgcctcaaggaagGCCTACGCCGAGACCAGACCCCGAATCAAGGGCCGATTTGCAAAGCGAACTGAAATGGAAGTTGAAGTCGACCAAATGTTCTCCACAACGCTGATGGCGGAAAATGGATATGGCATTGTTCCATCATTCTAG
- the LOC103411236 gene encoding pentatricopeptide repeat-containing protein At3g02490, mitochondrial yields the protein MQAMRQQWRLLLLRARRRPPPHEFIKPSCSQVNSQFNLHSLSSFTSLFHNDTLDPKLSPLLPIFNSQLAKSINSRNPLSRSLSSEPALELKDSDHGVVADIFASPKGADEIRKELESNNVVISHELVLKVLKSLESSPDVARRFFDWVLSCEGERLSSKSYNSMLSVFGVNGFVNEFWDLVAVMKKKGYGVSKWVQDKALEKFEKDGLDGDVEKLRAVFAAGSTDNSPDKICSRVCKIVRNEVWSEDVERQIRDLSVAFSSDMVKMALESLSTEPAKALIFFRWMEESGLLKHDQQTYNAIARVLGREDCIDRFWKVVDEMRSNGYELEMETYVKVLGRFCKRKMMKDAVDLYEFAMAGANKPSVHCCTFLLRKIAGGKQLDMSLFSRVVRIFADNGNVLTDSMLNAVLKSLNGVGRYGQCNTVFKAMEEGGLVASGGLQSRIAFRLSSAGKKGATSEFISDMEASGRSSDYKIWSSLIEGHCVAGALDKASDCFQKMLEKEGAASAGYAFDILVDAYCRKNSAIDAYKLLNDSVNEGQLKPWHTTYKLLISKLLVQGGFKDALNILGMMKNHGFPPFIDPFVEYVSKSGTGEDALAFLKAMTSRRFPSTTVFLNVFEAYFKAGRHSEAQNFLSKCPGYIRNHADVLDLFYSAKSGERAAPTAVAA from the coding sequence ATGCAAGCGATGAGACAGCAATGGCGTTTGCTGCTCCTCCGAGCTCGCCGCCGCCCTCCGCCGCACGAATTCATAAAACCGTCGTGCTCTCAGGTAAACTCCCAATTCAATCTCCATTCACTTAGCTCTTTCACTTCTCTGTTCCACAATGACACTCTCGACCCAAAGCTTTCACCTTTGCTGCCCATTTTCAATTCCCAATTAGCAAAATCGATAAACTCTAGAAACCCCTTGTCCCGCAGCCTCTCATCTGAGCCGGCACTCGAGCTCAAGGACTCCGATCATGGAGTTGTAGCTGATATTTTCGCTAGTCCTAAGGGTGCGGATGAGATTAGGAAAGAATTGGAGTCGAACAATGTTGTGATTAGCCATGAGTTGGTGTTGAAGGTTTTGAAGAGCCTCGAATCGAGCCCCGATGTGGCGAGGAGGTTTTTCGATTGGGTTTTGTCATGTGAAGGTGAGAGATTGAGCTCCAAGTCGTATAATTCGATGCTGAGTGTTTTCGGGGTTAATGGGTTTGTGAATGAATTTTGGGATTTGGTTGCTGTTATGAAGAAGAAAGGGTATggtgtgtcgaaatgggtgcaGGATAAAGCTTTAGAAAAGTTTGAGAAGGATGGGTTGGATGGTGATGTTGAGAAGTTGAGAGCGGTTTTTGCAGCGGGGTCTACTGACAATTCCCCGGATAAGATTTGTTCGAGGGTGTGTAAGATTGTTAGAAATGAGGTGTGGAGTGAGGATGTTGAGAGGCAAATACGGGATTTGAGTGTTGCATTTTCTAGTGACATGGTTAAAATGGCGTTGGAAAGTCTTAGTACAGAGCCAGCAAAAGCACTGATATTTTTTCGGTGGATGGAGGAGAGTGGTCTGTTGAAGCATGATCAACAGACTTATAATGCTATTGCTAGGGTATTGGGCAGGGAAGATTGCATAGATAGGTTTTGGAAAGTTGTTGATGAAATGAGGAGCAATGGGTATGAACTGGAGATGGAGACGTATGTTAAGGTTTTAGGGCGATTTTGTAAGAGGAAAATGATGAAGGATGCTGTGGACTTGTATGAGTTTGCAATGGCTGGCGCAAATAAGCCTTCGGTGCATTGTTGTACCTTTCTGTTGAGGAAAATAGCGGGTGGTAAGCAGCTGGATATGAGTCTATTTTCTAGAGTTGTGAGGATTTTTGCAGATAATGGGAATGTGCTGACAGATTCAATGCTCAATGCAGTCCTTAAGTCTCTGAATGGTGTTGGTAGATATGGACAGTGCAATACGGTTTTCAAAGCAATGGAGGAAGGTGGACTTGTAGCTAGTGGTGGTTTACAGAGTAGGATTGCATTCCGGCTTAGTAGTGCTGGCAAAAAGGGGGCAACAAGTGAATTCATTAGTGATATGGAAGCTTCTGGGCGCAGTTCGGATTACAAGATATGGTCGTCCTTAATTGAGGGTCACTGTGTAGCTGGTGCTCTCGATAAGGCTTCCGATTGTTTCCAAAAGATGCTTGAAAAAGAGGGGGCTGCCTCTGCTGGTTATGCTTTTGATATATTAGTAGATGCATATTGCAGAAAAAACAGTGCGATAGATGCATACAAGTTACTCAATGATTCggtcaatgaagggcaactcaAGCCATGGCATACCACATACAAGTTGTTGATAAGTAAGTTATTGGTTCAGGGTGGATTCAAGGATGCTCTGAATATTCTGGGTATGATGAAAAATCATGGATTCCCTCCTTTTATTGATCCATTCGTTGAGTATGTATCAAAGTCTGGAACAGgtgaagatgctttagctttcCTGAAGGCGATGACTTCAAGGAGGTTTCCATCTACCACCGTCTTCCTCAATGTATTTGAAGCTTATTTCAAGGCTGGACGGCACAGTGAAGCACAGAATTTCCTTTCCAAATGTCCAGGCTACATCCGCAACCATGCTGATGTGTTGGATCTATTTTATTCTGCAAAATCTGGAGAACGTGCTGCTCCCACGGCGGTGGCTGCTTAG